The following coding sequences lie in one bacterium genomic window:
- a CDS encoding slipin family protein translates to METLIWPIIGFVFFLVLFGLRIVDQYERGVVLTLGKYTGTRTPGLTWILIGIQKMTKVDLRITTTDIPQQEVITKDNVPVGINAVVYFQVQNAEQAVLTIKDYTLAVSQYAQAALRDVIGSIELDSLLSEREKNAEEIQKIVAEATGSWGILVTDIKIQDIELPADMKRIMAKQAEAERERRAVIIKAEGEFAASERLAQAAGVLSSTPGGISMRTLQTIEKINPDPSKTVIFALPIEFFEGIKSLSKYLDKK, encoded by the coding sequence ATGGAAACATTAATTTGGCCGATAATTGGTTTCGTGTTTTTCCTTGTCCTATTTGGACTCCGGATAGTTGATCAATATGAGCGCGGAGTCGTGCTTACTCTCGGTAAATACACAGGAACGCGAACGCCTGGTTTGACGTGGATTCTGATTGGAATTCAGAAAATGACCAAGGTTGATTTGCGTATTACCACTACTGATATCCCACAACAAGAAGTTATCACCAAGGACAATGTTCCCGTTGGTATTAATGCGGTGGTATATTTTCAAGTTCAAAATGCCGAGCAGGCTGTTTTGACTATAAAAGATTACACGCTCGCGGTTTCCCAATACGCACAGGCAGCACTTCGAGATGTTATCGGCAGTATTGAACTTGACTCGCTTTTGTCAGAAAGAGAAAAAAATGCCGAAGAAATCCAAAAGATTGTTGCGGAAGCAACGGGGTCCTGGGGCATTTTAGTTACTGATATTAAAATCCAAGATATAGAACTTCCAGCGGACATGAAGCGCATCATGGCAAAGCAAGCGGAGGCAGAACGTGAACGTCGAGCAGTTATCATCAAGGCAGAAGGAGAATTTGCGGCGTCAGAGCGACTTGCTCAAGCGGCGGGTGTCTTAAGCAGTACGCCGGGCGGTATTTCAATGCGAACCCTACAAACAATAGAGAAAATAAATCCCGATCCTTCCAAAACGGTTATTTTTGCTTTGCCAATAGAATTTTTTGAAGGAATAAAAAGTCTCTCGAAATATTTGGACAAGAAATAA
- a CDS encoding cysteine peptidase family C39 domain-containing protein, which yields MKKPIRFFWILFLFIFFVPTYASDDDAHTWDEVRFGGITEQGLDNSCGLASLLTIMRTHFGDERYDESSLLKKYMKDASEESLAETMKNGFSLLEMEKLAKSLGYATSKKTLTFSELERLVSFVPVLVYLEVGRLRHFAVVRGIQKNIVLLGDPSRGNVEYSRDEFLSEWGKRKGVRAKTGAGLILVQTKGVPAKKLLKQPGVKASPSFTEMQRQLIK from the coding sequence ATGAAAAAACCGATACGGTTTTTCTGGATTTTATTTCTCTTCATATTTTTTGTTCCCACGTATGCATCTGACGACGACGCGCATACTTGGGACGAGGTGCGATTTGGCGGTATTACGGAGCAAGGTCTCGATAATTCCTGTGGCCTTGCCTCACTTCTCACTATTATGCGTACGCACTTTGGGGATGAGCGATACGACGAATCGTCATTACTCAAGAAATATATGAAGGATGCGAGCGAGGAGTCGCTTGCGGAGACTATGAAAAACGGCTTCTCGCTTCTTGAAATGGAGAAGCTCGCCAAGTCGCTTGGATATGCAACCTCAAAGAAAACCCTTACATTCAGCGAGCTTGAGCGGCTGGTTTCTTTTGTACCAGTACTCGTATACCTTGAAGTAGGCAGGTTGCGACATTTTGCGGTAGTGCGTGGAATACAAAAAAACATTGTCCTTTTAGGAGACCCATCTCGGGGAAATGTAGAGTACTCGCGCGACGAGTTTTTGTCCGAGTGGGGAAAACGTAAAGGAGTACGAGCGAAAACCGGCGCAGGGCTAATCTTGGTACAAACTAAAGGGGTTCCCGCGAAAAAACTTCTAAAACAGCCTGGTGTGAAGGCATCACCGTCATTTACGGAAATGCAGAGGCAGTTGATAAAGTGA
- the ruvC gene encoding crossover junction endodeoxyribonuclease RuvC, with product MRVLAIDPGYERLGIAVLEKKDGKEILLYSDCFKTSSKLPFENRLILIGEELSRIIGVYKPEALAIETLFFNSNQKTAMRVAEARGVIIYASVSRGLTLYEYTPLQIKIAVTGYGKADKEQVSFMIQKLLGLTGDARHDDETDAIAVGITCIASRGIQNSKKDFL from the coding sequence ATGCGTGTCCTTGCTATAGATCCAGGTTATGAACGACTGGGTATTGCGGTGCTCGAAAAAAAAGACGGGAAAGAAATTTTGTTGTATTCCGACTGCTTCAAAACATCTTCAAAACTTCCCTTTGAAAATCGCTTGATTCTTATCGGTGAAGAATTGAGTCGAATCATTGGTGTGTATAAACCGGAGGCGCTTGCTATTGAGACGCTCTTTTTCAACAGCAACCAAAAAACTGCGATGCGCGTCGCGGAAGCGCGCGGAGTAATTATATACGCTTCCGTTTCGCGAGGGCTTACTTTGTATGAATACACGCCACTTCAAATCAAGATTGCTGTCACGGGATATGGAAAAGCTGATAAAGAACAGGTATCATTCATGATACAAAAGCTCTTGGGATTAACAGGCGATGCGCGACACGACGACGAAACAGATGCGATTGCTGTAGGAATTACCTGCATTGCTTCACGGGGTATACAAAACAGTAAAAAGGATTTCTTGTAA
- a CDS encoding YebC/PmpR family DNA-binding transcriptional regulator, with translation MSGHNKWSQIKTKKMATDAKKGKMFGKLARLVALESKKARGNVNAPGLRTVIEKARSINMPNENIERAVKKGAGGDAGEMAEVLYEGYGPGGVAIIIEGLTDNKNRTSAEIKHLLSKHGASLAAQGAASWAFLPASRQAGEKTSEGFIPKTFVELSKEDGESLEKLLDELEDNDDVQEIYTNAK, from the coding sequence ATGTCCGGACATAATAAATGGTCGCAAATAAAGACGAAGAAGATGGCGACGGATGCCAAAAAAGGTAAGATGTTTGGAAAACTTGCCCGCCTTGTCGCACTTGAATCAAAAAAGGCGCGGGGCAACGTGAACGCCCCAGGACTTCGCACGGTGATCGAAAAAGCAAGATCGATCAATATGCCGAACGAAAACATAGAGCGTGCGGTTAAAAAGGGGGCTGGCGGTGATGCGGGAGAGATGGCAGAAGTTCTCTATGAAGGATATGGACCGGGCGGGGTGGCAATTATTATCGAAGGACTTACCGACAATAAAAATAGAACTTCTGCGGAAATAAAACACTTGCTTTCAAAACATGGAGCGAGCTTGGCGGCGCAGGGCGCGGCAAGTTGGGCGTTCCTACCTGCGTCGCGGCAGGCAGGTGAAAAAACATCAGAAGGATTTATTCCAAAAACTTTTGTCGAACTTTCAAAAGAAGACGGTGAATCGCTTGAAAAACTCCTTGATGAACTCGAGGACAACGATGATGTGCAGGAGATTTACACGAATGCGAAGTGA
- a CDS encoding PBP1A family penicillin-binding protein, translating into MSRKKSETKRARGIFRVPPLKTLGLFFLSLGFFSAGIIAIFIVTIRVPDFRSFEERKIVESSKIYDRTGKILLYSIQDTTKRTVVPLDQISRYVKNATVAIEDAEFYQHFGIKPSSIIRAILANITTGSYGQGGSTITQQVVKNALLTKEKTISRKLKEWVLAVKIEKILNKEQILTLYLNEAPYGGNIYGVEEASLAFFGKHASELDLGESAYLAALPQAPTFYSPYGNHKDRLDERKKLVLLRMRELSFITVEEFDKAIAENITFLPQETHGIKAPHFVTWVREYLAEKYGEEALTGLGLKVITTLDYDLQKKAESAVETFGNENEKKFNAKNAGMVGIDPRTGEVLVMVGSRDYFNREAEGNFNIALAHRQPGSAFKPFVYAAAFEKGYTPETVVFDLETEFDTRCDTNGKPLNSATDPKVCDRPGNYDNVFRGPVTLRNALAQSINIPAMKVLYLAGIKDSIETARKMGIEKLAGENQYGLTLVLGSGEVSLLDMTSAYGVFANNGVRNPHQGILRVEDKGGAVLEEFYPRSTEVLSKNVALQISDVLSDNVARTPAFGAQSYLYFPGKDVAVKTGTTNDYKDAWIVGYTPTFSLGAWVGNNDNTPMEKKVAGFIVAPMWNSFMKEVLSDPDYQSVVFEKPVLKYPTTLKPILRGIWKGGEAYTIDRISGKLATEYTPEETKEERILTNVHEILYWVDKNNPLGPRPEHPEGDPQFSLWEKPVREWVARQGIGEQSRDIIPKEVDDVHGPGFSPNITVVYPNDGASLHASGKVFVSINSAGRFPLARADFFVNDIFIGSSNKDPFGFSFIPNEIDGMKPQGNTLRVVGYDSVFNTSSVSVLFGINSD; encoded by the coding sequence ATGTCAAGGAAAAAATCTGAAACGAAACGGGCGCGAGGGATTTTTCGTGTTCCCCCGCTTAAAACGTTGGGGCTCTTTTTTTTAAGTTTGGGATTTTTTTCCGCGGGAATTATTGCTATTTTTATCGTGACCATAAGGGTTCCTGATTTTAGATCGTTTGAGGAGCGAAAGATTGTGGAATCAAGTAAAATCTACGACCGAACAGGGAAAATTCTTCTCTATAGCATCCAAGACACCACCAAAAGAACTGTCGTTCCTCTTGACCAAATATCTCGTTATGTTAAAAATGCGACGGTGGCAATAGAGGACGCCGAATTTTACCAACACTTTGGAATCAAGCCCTCTTCAATCATCCGTGCAATACTCGCCAATATCACCACAGGAAGCTACGGGCAGGGTGGGTCAACGATTACCCAGCAGGTGGTAAAAAACGCGCTTCTCACAAAAGAAAAAACCATATCGCGAAAACTTAAAGAATGGGTCCTTGCGGTTAAAATTGAAAAAATTCTCAATAAAGAACAAATTCTTACTCTGTATCTCAACGAAGCTCCGTACGGAGGAAACATATATGGTGTTGAGGAAGCATCACTCGCTTTTTTTGGTAAACATGCGAGCGAACTTGATCTTGGAGAGTCCGCGTACCTCGCCGCACTTCCTCAAGCACCCACGTTTTACTCACCATATGGAAACCACAAAGACCGTCTTGATGAAAGAAAAAAGTTGGTTCTTTTAAGGATGCGTGAATTAAGTTTCATAACCGTTGAAGAATTTGACAAGGCGATTGCCGAAAATATTACTTTTTTACCCCAGGAGACGCATGGTATTAAGGCGCCACACTTTGTGACATGGGTAAGGGAATATCTCGCAGAAAAATATGGGGAAGAGGCACTGACGGGACTCGGGCTCAAGGTTATCACAACCCTTGATTACGATCTTCAAAAAAAGGCCGAGAGTGCTGTAGAAACATTCGGAAATGAAAACGAGAAAAAATTCAATGCAAAAAATGCCGGCATGGTAGGAATCGACCCACGCACCGGAGAGGTGTTGGTTATGGTCGGGTCGCGCGATTATTTCAATCGAGAAGCTGAAGGTAATTTTAACATCGCCCTTGCACATCGTCAGCCTGGTTCTGCGTTTAAACCATTTGTTTATGCGGCAGCGTTTGAAAAAGGTTACACGCCGGAAACGGTGGTGTTTGACCTTGAAACAGAATTTGATACACGGTGTGATACAAACGGAAAACCCCTTAACTCTGCCACAGATCCAAAAGTTTGCGACAGACCGGGAAATTATGACAATGTATTCCGTGGTCCCGTGACTCTCCGAAACGCCCTTGCTCAATCAATCAACATCCCCGCCATGAAAGTTCTTTACCTTGCGGGAATCAAAGACTCAATCGAAACCGCCAGAAAGATGGGTATTGAAAAACTTGCGGGAGAAAATCAATACGGCCTCACTCTTGTATTGGGAAGCGGAGAAGTTTCTCTGCTTGATATGACGAGTGCCTATGGTGTGTTTGCAAACAATGGCGTGCGTAATCCCCATCAGGGAATATTGCGGGTTGAAGATAAGGGTGGCGCGGTGCTCGAGGAGTTCTATCCTCGCTCAACAGAGGTTCTTTCAAAAAACGTGGCGCTTCAAATCAGTGATGTGCTTTCGGATAATGTGGCACGTACTCCAGCATTCGGGGCACAATCGTATTTATATTTTCCGGGAAAAGATGTGGCGGTAAAAACAGGTACTACCAACGATTACAAAGATGCTTGGATTGTTGGTTATACACCCACATTTTCGCTCGGTGCATGGGTTGGAAATAATGACAACACCCCGATGGAAAAAAAGGTGGCGGGATTTATTGTTGCGCCGATGTGGAACTCGTTTATGAAAGAAGTTTTGAGCGACCCTGATTATCAAAGTGTTGTGTTTGAAAAACCGGTGCTAAAATACCCGACAACACTTAAACCAATTTTACGCGGTATTTGGAAAGGTGGAGAAGCTTATACTATCGATCGTATTTCCGGAAAGCTTGCAACAGAATACACACCAGAGGAAACAAAAGAGGAGCGCATTTTGACGAATGTCCACGAAATCCTTTACTGGGTTGATAAAAATAATCCACTCGGCCCCCGTCCGGAACATCCTGAAGGTGACCCCCAATTTTCTTTATGGGAAAAGCCTGTGAGGGAGTGGGTTGCGAGACAGGGTATTGGTGAACAATCAAGAGATATCATCCCGAAAGAGGTTGATGATGTTCATGGACCGGGATTCTCGCCAAATATTACCGTGGTATACCCCAACGATGGCGCATCGTTACATGCTAGTGGAAAAGTATTTGTAAGTATTAACAGCGCAGGAAGATTCCCTCTTGCCCGTGCAGATTTTTTTGTGAATGACATATTTATTGGATCTTCAAACAAAGATCCTTTTGGTTTTTCTTTTATTCCCAACGAGATAGATGGTATGAAGCCACAAGGAAACACCCTTCGTGTTGTTGGATATGATTCGGTTTTTAACACGAGTTCGGTAAGTGTTTTGTTTGGTATAAATAGTGATTAA
- the dnaN gene encoding DNA polymerase III subunit beta: MKLECVKDKLKEIVSLAEKITGRSQGLPILQSILLTSEGKTLKIRATNLDIGVEFEIPAKVEKKGTISVPGSILSNTLTGLQDAKNISIDLLNNNLFLSTEHTSTTIKSFQPDDFPTLPVVKEGEPVIIPAKKLTEGLRSVLFSASSSDIKPEIASVFIHTEGEYILFTATDSFRLAEKKIQNKKTNEFPGIIIPLKNVVEIVRIIENTNEDITIHTNKNQLSMYYDSVYITSRIINGIFPDYKQIIPKTYTTEIIVLKQDLINALKVSNIFSDKFHKTNFVIHPQDKLFEINTQNADVGENMTKIDAALSGDLLEIGFNNKYILDCLQFIKEDSVVMQFNGENKPMTIRGLGDNSFLYLVMPINK, translated from the coding sequence ATGAAGTTAGAATGCGTGAAGGATAAATTAAAAGAAATAGTTTCACTTGCGGAAAAGATTACCGGAAGATCTCAAGGACTTCCCATTCTTCAATCAATATTATTAACCAGCGAAGGAAAGACATTAAAAATTCGCGCTACAAATCTTGATATTGGTGTGGAATTTGAGATTCCAGCGAAAGTAGAAAAAAAGGGAACCATATCTGTTCCCGGGTCAATATTATCCAATACACTTACTGGTTTACAAGATGCAAAAAACATATCCATCGATTTATTAAACAACAATCTTTTTCTTTCCACAGAACACACGTCAACAACAATAAAAAGTTTTCAACCAGATGATTTTCCAACACTTCCTGTTGTGAAGGAAGGGGAACCCGTGATAATACCCGCAAAAAAACTTACCGAGGGATTAAGATCCGTGTTATTTAGCGCTTCATCTTCTGATATAAAACCAGAAATCGCAAGTGTTTTCATCCACACAGAGGGGGAATATATATTATTTACTGCGACCGATTCATTTCGGCTTGCCGAGAAAAAAATACAAAACAAAAAAACAAACGAGTTTCCTGGGATTATTATTCCACTGAAAAATGTCGTTGAAATAGTGAGAATTATTGAAAATACCAATGAAGACATAACTATTCACACAAACAAAAACCAACTTTCTATGTATTACGATAGTGTATATATAACCTCAAGAATCATAAATGGAATTTTCCCCGACTATAAACAAATTATCCCTAAGACATATACCACCGAAATTATTGTGCTCAAACAAGACCTTATAAACGCACTCAAGGTAAGTAATATTTTTTCAGATAAGTTCCATAAAACAAACTTCGTTATTCACCCCCAAGATAAATTATTTGAGATTAACACACAAAACGCGGACGTCGGAGAAAATATGACAAAAATAGATGCTGCACTTTCAGGAGATCTTCTTGAGATAGGATTTAATAATAAATATATTCTTGACTGCCTCCAGTTTATCAAAGAAGATAGTGTTGTTATGCAGTTTAATGGAGAAAATAAACCTATGACCATAAGGGGACTCGGTGATAACTCATTTCTTTATTTAGTGATGCCGATTAATAAATAG
- a CDS encoding GspE/PulE family protein, whose translation MVQFDETKQKKRLEELRRHEEEQLMQMLSSKYGIPYIDLASTPISNDAITLVTEEFARENGIGLFKKTGKDLLDVAIVSPNNENTTRALGILEERGYKINLHLSSHASLEKIWDRYKDVSLAQKSEAGVFDISHAGVEELAEKLHSQGDVEKLITEITSQKGIHQVSKVFEIILGGAIAIGASDIHLEPQEGDVRLRYRLDGILEDVTSIDHRIYKLLISRLKLLSGLKLNISGDTQDGRFSIKLKGIDIEIRTSLLPGSYGEGVVLRILNPESISVSLESLGMEEDLLKVIYHEINKPNGMILTTGPTGSGKTTSLYAFLRKVYTPEIKIITIEDPIEYHLKGITQTQVDTNSNYTFLSGLRAALRQDPDVIMIGEIRDGETAKIAINSALTGHLVLSTLHTNNAAGVIPRLIDLGVNPKVLSAALTLSIAQRLVRKLCQFCKKEDAPNEREVKILTKILASVEEKKQGKSYPLTKVWRAVGCDKCNHTGYKGRLGVYEAILLDAKVEKVLTQNPNERDIIEASKGQGILDMREDGAVKISTGVTSMEEVERVVDMEKDL comes from the coding sequence ATGGTGCAATTTGACGAAACAAAACAGAAAAAAAGGCTCGAGGAGTTGCGTAGACACGAGGAAGAACAGCTTATGCAGATGCTCTCTTCAAAATATGGCATTCCTTATATTGACCTCGCCTCCACCCCGATAAGTAATGATGCAATCACGCTCGTCACCGAAGAATTTGCTCGAGAAAACGGCATTGGATTATTTAAAAAAACAGGGAAAGACCTTTTGGATGTTGCTATTGTTTCTCCTAATAACGAAAATACAACCCGTGCGCTTGGCATTCTTGAAGAACGCGGTTATAAAATAAATCTCCACCTATCTTCACATGCGAGTCTGGAAAAAATCTGGGATCGTTATAAAGATGTTTCCCTCGCGCAAAAATCAGAAGCGGGTGTGTTTGATATTTCCCATGCCGGTGTAGAAGAACTCGCGGAAAAACTCCACAGCCAAGGAGATGTAGAAAAACTTATCACAGAAATTACGTCACAGAAGGGCATTCATCAAGTCTCGAAAGTTTTTGAAATTATTCTTGGTGGTGCAATTGCGATTGGTGCTTCCGACATCCACCTTGAACCGCAAGAAGGGGATGTGCGTTTGCGATACCGTCTCGATGGAATTCTGGAAGACGTTACGTCAATTGACCACCGAATATATAAACTTCTCATCTCTCGTCTCAAGTTACTTTCAGGACTTAAGTTGAATATTTCCGGCGACACGCAGGATGGTCGCTTCAGTATTAAACTCAAAGGAATCGATATTGAGATTCGTACATCCCTTCTCCCTGGCTCATATGGCGAAGGAGTGGTACTTCGAATCTTGAATCCAGAATCAATATCTGTTTCCCTTGAAAGTCTCGGCATGGAAGAGGATCTTCTTAAGGTGATTTACCATGAGATTAACAAACCAAATGGAATGATTTTGACTACCGGTCCAACCGGTTCGGGAAAAACTACTTCGCTCTATGCGTTTCTCCGTAAGGTATACACGCCGGAAATTAAGATCATCACCATCGAAGATCCGATTGAATATCACTTGAAAGGAATTACACAAACCCAAGTGGATACTAATTCAAACTACACCTTCCTCTCTGGACTCCGAGCCGCACTGCGCCAAGATCCCGATGTCATCATGATCGGCGAGATCCGCGATGGCGAGACGGCAAAAATCGCCATTAATTCAGCACTCACTGGTCACTTGGTGCTCTCAACCCTTCACACGAACAATGCCGCTGGGGTCATTCCGCGTTTAATCGACCTTGGTGTGAACCCGAAAGTGCTCTCCGCCGCACTCACTCTTTCAATCGCCCAACGTCTTGTTCGTAAATTATGCCAGTTTTGTAAAAAAGAAGATGCACCCAACGAGCGCGAGGTAAAAATTTTAACAAAAATTTTAGCATCCGTGGAAGAAAAGAAGCAAGGGAAAAGTTATCCATTGACGAAGGTGTGGCGCGCGGTAGGATGTGATAAGTGTAATCATACTGGGTACAAAGGTCGCCTTGGTGTATATGAGGCAATCCTCCTAGACGCAAAGGTTGAGAAAGTCCTTACACAAAACCCCAATGAACGCGATATTATTGAGGCATCAAAGGGACAGGGTATTTTGGATATGAGAGAAGACGGAGCGGTGAAAATTTCCACGGGCGTTACTTCAATGGAAGAAGTGGAACGAGTGGTAGATATGGAGAAAGATCTTTAA
- the ruvB gene encoding Holliday junction branch migration DNA helicase RuvB, with protein MSSDPKKEPVEAFLDQTLRPSRWDEYVGQDNIKHNLKILLSAAKERGHPPEHLLFYGPPGLGKTTLAHLIAHETGSQMKTTSGPAIEKVGDLASVLTNLSPGDILFIDEVHRLNKMIEEVLYPAMESGTLDIIIGKGPSARTIQLDLPPFTLIAATTRIALLSSPLRSRFSGGTFRLEFYNPEEIKKIVERSAKILGIDIVGDASSEIAKRSRSTPRTANYLLKRCRDFAQVHRGELDKETVRKALALLQIDEVGLSAPDRKILETIIGKFSGGPVGLSTIAAAISEEESTVEEVHEPYLMQLGLLERTSRGRMATRRAYEHLGFDIPEENQERLL; from the coding sequence ATGTCAAGTGACCCCAAAAAAGAGCCTGTCGAAGCATTTCTTGACCAAACACTCCGCCCCTCTCGATGGGACGAGTATGTCGGGCAAGATAATATCAAACACAATCTAAAAATCCTCCTCTCGGCGGCAAAAGAACGCGGTCACCCGCCAGAACACCTCCTTTTTTATGGCCCGCCGGGCTTAGGAAAAACAACGCTTGCACATTTGATCGCCCACGAAACAGGAAGTCAGATGAAAACGACATCGGGACCTGCGATCGAGAAAGTGGGAGACCTTGCGTCGGTTCTCACCAACCTCTCCCCGGGAGATATTTTGTTCATTGACGAAGTGCATCGGCTCAACAAAATGATCGAGGAGGTGCTCTACCCAGCAATGGAGTCGGGAACACTCGATATCATCATCGGCAAAGGTCCGTCTGCGCGCACGATTCAATTAGACCTTCCCCCCTTCACGTTGATTGCTGCCACTACGCGCATCGCGCTTCTCTCTTCCCCGCTTCGCTCGCGTTTTTCGGGTGGTACATTCCGCCTCGAGTTTTATAACCCCGAAGAGATTAAAAAGATTGTAGAACGCTCCGCAAAGATTCTTGGTATTGATATCGTGGGCGATGCTTCTTCTGAAATTGCGAAGCGTAGCAGGTCAACACCACGCACCGCAAATTATCTCCTCAAGCGATGCAGGGACTTCGCGCAAGTACACCGCGGTGAGTTGGACAAAGAAACAGTGAGAAAAGCGCTTGCGCTTCTTCAGATCGACGAGGTGGGGCTTTCCGCACCTGATAGAAAAATACTTGAAACGATCATTGGTAAGTTTTCCGGCGGGCCAGTCGGCCTTTCCACAATCGCCGCCGCAATCTCGGAGGAAGAATCAACGGTGGAAGAAGTGCATGAGCCATATTTGATGCAGTTGGGGCTCCTTGAGCGCACCTCGCGCGGAAGAATGGCGACCCGCCGAGCATACGAACATCTTGGATTTGATATTCCGGAAGAAAACCAGGAGCGGTTGCTGTAG
- the tyrS gene encoding tyrosine--tRNA ligase has protein sequence MAIVTDKKTIDEILERGVAEVIQKDSLRAKLLSGKKLRIKYGIDPTSSNIHLGRAVSLLKLRDFQNLGHTIVFIVGDFTGVIGDTSDKDSERPMLTKKEVKENMKSYIAQAKKILSPKNLEIHYNSKWLGKLRYDEIGEQADAFSLADFISRENIKKRLESGSRISLREVLYPLMQGQDSVAIKADVEIGGTDQKFNMLAGRRLQERSKQKPQDILMTNLIEGTDGRKMSSSWGNTIDLLDEPQNMFGKVMSLNDSLIVKYFIHCTRVSMEEVKTIEQSLKGNTVNPRDAKLKLAEEITALYHGGKKALQARNDFINTFAKRGAPTDLKEKVVVRGTVLREVVIALGLVASKTEWRRLIDQRAVENTETGEIIQDQSFKIEQNGIFKIGKKRFLKIAVQ, from the coding sequence ATGGCTATTGTAACTGACAAAAAAACAATCGACGAAATTCTCGAACGTGGTGTTGCCGAAGTTATTCAAAAGGATAGTTTGCGCGCAAAACTTTTATCAGGGAAAAAACTTCGTATTAAATACGGCATTGATCCGACGAGTTCTAATATACACCTCGGAAGGGCTGTCTCTCTTTTGAAACTAAGAGATTTTCAAAATCTTGGACATACCATCGTATTTATTGTGGGGGACTTTACGGGCGTGATTGGTGACACATCCGATAAGGACAGCGAACGACCGATGCTCACCAAAAAAGAAGTGAAAGAAAACATGAAGTCGTACATCGCTCAAGCAAAAAAAATCCTTTCGCCAAAAAATCTCGAGATTCACTACAATTCAAAATGGCTCGGCAAACTTCGGTATGACGAGATCGGAGAACAGGCAGATGCGTTTTCTCTCGCCGACTTCATTTCAAGGGAGAATATAAAAAAACGTCTTGAGTCTGGTTCACGCATTTCGCTTCGCGAAGTTCTCTACCCATTGATGCAGGGACAGGATAGCGTCGCCATTAAGGCAGATGTTGAAATAGGGGGAACTGACCAGAAGTTCAACATGCTCGCTGGAAGGAGGCTTCAGGAGCGTTCAAAACAGAAACCGCAAGATATTCTCATGACGAATCTTATCGAAGGCACGGACGGGCGAAAAATGAGCTCCTCGTGGGGAAATACCATAGATCTTCTCGATGAACCGCAAAACATGTTTGGCAAAGTCATGAGTTTGAACGACTCTCTTATTGTAAAATATTTTATACACTGCACGAGAGTATCAATGGAAGAAGTGAAGACAATAGAACAATCTCTCAAGGGGAACACCGTAAACCCGCGCGATGCGAAACTCAAACTTGCCGAAGAAATTACCGCGCTGTATCACGGAGGAAAGAAAGCCCTACAGGCACGAAACGATTTTATAAACACGTTCGCAAAACGCGGAGCGCCTACCGACCTCAAGGAAAAAGTAGTTGTGCGAGGAACAGTGTTGCGTGAAGTCGTAATCGCGCTTGGTCTTGTGGCATCAAAAACAGAATGGAGAAGGCTCATAGACCAGCGTGCTGTAGAAAACACAGAAACAGGAGAAATAATTCAAGACCAAAGTTTCAAAATAGAACAAAATGGAATCTTTAAGATTGGCAAAAAAAGATTTTTAAAAATCGCCGTACAATAA